In Streptomyces dangxiongensis, one DNA window encodes the following:
- the purE gene encoding 5-(carboxyamino)imidazole ribonucleotide mutase, with product MSPVVGIVMGSDSDWPVMEAAAKALDEFEIAYEVDVVSAHRMPREMITYGEQAADRGLKAIIAGAGGAAHLPGMLASVTPLPVIGVPVPLKYLDGMDSLLSIVQMPAGVPVATVSVAGARNAGLLAARMLAAHDEDLLHRMRDFQQDLNDQATEKGKRLRSKVEGASGFGFRK from the coding sequence ATGAGCCCCGTTGTTGGCATCGTCATGGGGTCGGACTCCGACTGGCCCGTCATGGAAGCCGCCGCCAAGGCCCTGGACGAGTTCGAGATCGCCTACGAGGTCGACGTCGTCTCCGCGCACCGCATGCCCCGCGAGATGATCACGTACGGGGAGCAGGCCGCCGACCGCGGGCTGAAGGCGATCATCGCCGGTGCGGGCGGCGCCGCCCATCTGCCCGGCATGCTCGCCTCCGTCACCCCGCTGCCGGTCATCGGCGTGCCGGTGCCGCTGAAGTACCTGGACGGCATGGACTCGCTGCTGTCCATCGTGCAGATGCCGGCCGGTGTCCCGGTCGCCACGGTCTCCGTCGCCGGTGCCCGCAACGCCGGTCTGCTCGCGGCCCGGATGCTCGCCGCGCACGACGAGGACCTGCTGCACCGGATGCGCGACTTCCAGCAGGACCTCAACGACCAGGCCACCGAGAAGGGCAAGCGGCTGCGCTCCAAGGTGGAGGGCGCGAGCGGCTTCGGCTTCCGCAAGTGA
- a CDS encoding dipeptidase, whose translation MTAVTSLEEARELLREFPVVDGHNDLPWALRQKAGYDLDKLDIAAHQGAHLHTDLPRLREGGVGAQYWSVYVPAEQPEPVAATLEQIDCVRQLLARYPEALAPALTAADLSRARQDGRIASLMGAEGGHSIANSLGTLRGLHALGVRYMTLTHNSNVDWADSATDEPRAGGLTAFGREVVREMNRLGMLVDLSHVAATTMRDALDTASAPVIFSHSSARAVCDHPRNIPDDVLERLPGNGGVAMVTFVPKFVLQAAVDWTAAADENLRAHGFHHLDTGPEAMRLHRAFEERTPRPVATVSTVADHLDHMREAAGVDHLGIGGDYDGTAFTPDGLSDVSGYPNLLAELLDRGWSKADLAKLTWQNAVRVLGAAEDVARDLQATRAPSLATIGSLDG comes from the coding sequence GTGACCGCGGTGACGTCCCTGGAGGAGGCCCGGGAACTGCTGCGCGAGTTCCCGGTCGTCGACGGCCACAACGACCTGCCGTGGGCGCTGCGCCAGAAGGCCGGCTACGACCTGGACAAGCTCGACATCGCCGCCCACCAGGGCGCCCACCTGCACACCGACCTGCCGAGGCTGCGCGAGGGCGGCGTCGGCGCGCAGTACTGGTCGGTGTACGTGCCCGCCGAGCAGCCCGAGCCGGTCGCGGCGACCCTGGAGCAGATCGACTGCGTCCGGCAACTGCTCGCCCGCTACCCGGAGGCCCTGGCGCCCGCGCTGACCGCCGCGGACCTGAGCCGGGCGCGCCAGGACGGCCGTATCGCCTCCCTGATGGGCGCCGAGGGCGGCCACTCCATAGCCAACTCGCTGGGCACCCTGCGCGGCCTGCACGCACTCGGCGTGCGCTACATGACGCTCACCCACAACTCCAACGTGGACTGGGCGGACTCCGCGACCGACGAGCCGAGGGCCGGCGGCCTCACCGCGTTCGGCCGTGAGGTCGTCCGGGAGATGAACCGGCTCGGCATGCTGGTCGACCTCTCGCACGTCGCGGCGACGACCATGCGCGACGCGCTGGACACGGCCTCCGCGCCGGTGATCTTCTCGCACTCCTCCGCCCGCGCCGTCTGCGACCACCCGCGCAACATCCCCGACGACGTCCTGGAGCGGCTGCCCGGCAACGGTGGTGTGGCCATGGTGACGTTCGTGCCGAAGTTCGTGCTCCAGGCGGCCGTCGACTGGACGGCCGCGGCCGACGAGAACCTGCGCGCCCACGGCTTCCACCACCTGGACACCGGCCCCGAGGCGATGAGGCTGCACCGCGCCTTCGAGGAGCGCACCCCGCGCCCCGTCGCCACGGTGTCGACGGTGGCGGACCACCTCGACCACATGCGCGAGGCGGCCGGCGTCGACCACCTGGGCATCGGCGGCGACTACGACGGCACCGCGTTCACCCCGGACGGCCTCAGCGACGTCTCCGGCTACCCGAACCTGCTCGCCGAGCTGCTCGACCGGGGCTGGTCCAAGGCCGACCTGGCCAAGCTGACCTGGCAGAACGCGGTGCGCGTGCTGGGCGCGGCGGAGGACGTGGCCCGTGACCTCCAGGCCACCCGGGCGCCGTCCCTCGCCACCATCGGGTCGCTCGACGGCTGA
- a CDS encoding dipeptidase, which yields MADLQDDIPTTAEGGGEDGLPDDPFRPPHAPAGETLERAHALLAAHPVADGYSGLPWALRHLPWYDLELGEAAIDTDVPRMREGHVGALFCSLHLPEGPGGERVVAATLEQLDQVRTVVENHPEGLRLARTAGQIIDARNCGRVAVVPGPAHGTALGDSLGILRILHALGLRVLTLTGTAWTDRPGLTRFGEQVVREMNRLGVLADVSGASPATVERTVALSRTPVLCTRSAARALRPHPANLPDDLLAALGEAGGLCMVPLTAEQTGPTVRDVADHLDHVRDVAGPECVGLSGTYDSGVTHPHDLADASRYPHLIAELLRRGWSETQLSLLTWGNVQRVLRSADSTARAAQHRREASHAKITELDVP from the coding sequence ATGGCCGACCTCCAGGACGACATCCCCACCACCGCCGAGGGCGGCGGGGAGGACGGCCTGCCGGACGACCCCTTCCGTCCGCCGCACGCGCCGGCCGGCGAGACACTCGAGCGGGCGCACGCCCTGCTCGCCGCCCACCCGGTCGCCGACGGCTACAGCGGCCTGCCCTGGGCCCTGCGCCACCTGCCCTGGTACGACCTCGAACTGGGCGAGGCCGCGATCGACACGGACGTGCCGCGGATGCGCGAGGGGCACGTCGGCGCGCTGTTCTGCTCGCTGCACCTGCCCGAGGGCCCGGGCGGCGAACGCGTCGTGGCGGCGACCCTGGAACAACTCGACCAGGTGCGCACGGTCGTCGAGAACCACCCCGAGGGACTGCGCCTGGCCCGCACCGCGGGACAGATCATCGACGCCCGCAACTGCGGCCGGGTCGCCGTCGTACCGGGCCCCGCGCACGGCACCGCACTCGGCGACTCCCTCGGCATCCTGCGCATCCTGCACGCCCTCGGCCTGCGCGTGCTCACCCTCACGGGCACGGCCTGGACCGACCGGCCCGGGCTGACCCGGTTCGGCGAGCAGGTGGTGCGCGAGATGAACCGGCTCGGCGTGCTCGCCGATGTCTCCGGCGCCTCACCGGCCACCGTCGAGCGGACCGTCGCCCTGTCCAGGACCCCGGTGCTGTGCACCCGCTCCGCCGCCCGCGCCCTGCGCCCGCACCCCGCCAACCTGCCCGACGACCTGCTCGCCGCTCTGGGCGAGGCCGGCGGCCTGTGCATGGTCCCGCTGACCGCCGAACAGACCGGCCCGACCGTCCGCGACGTCGCCGACCACCTCGACCACGTCCGGGACGTCGCCGGCCCCGAGTGCGTCGGCCTGTCCGGCACCTACGACTCCGGCGTCACCCACCCCCACGACCTCGCCGACGCCTCCCGCTACCCCCACCTGATCGCCGAACTCCTGCGACGCGGCTGGTCCGAGACGCAGCTCTCCCTGCTGACCTGGGGCAACGTGCAGCGGGTGCTGCGCAGCGCGGACTCCACCGCCCGGGCCGCGCAACACCGCAGGGAGGCGTCCCACGCCAAGATCACCGAGCTGGACGTCCCCTAG
- a CDS encoding VOC family protein, whose product MAPVARLRSVVLDCPDPHALAAFYAAVAGGTPQAEDDDWVVLRVPDGPRLAFQRAEGHTPPEWPRADRNGQQFHLDFDAGSTWAEVDEAHERVLALGARPLDAADREKKDFQVYADPAGHPFCLCRIE is encoded by the coding sequence ATGGCGCCCGTCGCCCGTCTCCGTTCCGTCGTGCTCGACTGTCCCGATCCCCATGCGCTGGCCGCCTTCTACGCGGCGGTGGCCGGGGGCACCCCGCAGGCCGAGGACGACGACTGGGTCGTACTGCGGGTCCCCGACGGGCCTCGGCTGGCCTTCCAGCGGGCCGAGGGGCACACCCCGCCGGAGTGGCCGCGCGCGGACCGCAACGGCCAGCAGTTCCACCTGGACTTCGACGCGGGCAGCACCTGGGCGGAGGTCGACGAGGCGCACGAGCGGGTGCTGGCGCTCGGCGCCCGCCCACTGGACGCGGCGGACCGGGAGAAGAAGGACTTCCAGGTGTACGCGGACCCGGCCGGGCACCCGTTCTGCCTGTGCCGGATCGAGTGA
- a CDS encoding VOC family protein gives MALAKLGVVVLDCPDPRALAGFYAGVLGGTVEGKGEWVDLKVPGGPALAFQRAPGFVPPRWPAPDDSQQFHLDLVVEDLDAAEKGVLELGAQPLDAADRSRGFRVYADPAGHPFCLCAC, from the coding sequence ATGGCTCTCGCCAAGCTCGGTGTCGTGGTCCTGGACTGTCCCGACCCCCGTGCGCTGGCCGGTTTCTACGCCGGTGTGCTGGGCGGCACGGTGGAGGGGAAGGGAGAGTGGGTGGACCTGAAGGTGCCCGGGGGGCCGGCGCTGGCCTTCCAGCGGGCGCCCGGGTTCGTGCCGCCGCGGTGGCCCGCCCCGGACGACTCCCAGCAGTTCCATCTGGACCTGGTGGTGGAGGACCTGGACGCGGCCGAGAAGGGGGTGCTGGAGCTGGGGGCGCAGCCGCTGGACGCGGCGGACCGCTCGCGCGGCTTCCGTGTCTACGCCGACCCCGCGGGGCACCCGTTCTGCCTCTGCGCCTGCTGA
- a CDS encoding CGNR zinc finger domain-containing protein: MSERSAAPGGLALIESLVNTLDVETGADSLDTAEVRARLGITQAALGDARELRESLRAALLAHAGHPPHRAVTPLDTLLARAPLYVTVDGHDGSARLAPADEGPLLSRVAAAVAEALVADTWARLKACEADTCHWAYYDRSPAGRGRWCSMRVCGARAKMRRYRAKGS; encoded by the coding sequence ATGAGCGAGAGATCGGCCGCTCCCGGCGGCCTGGCCCTGATCGAGTCGCTCGTGAACACGCTGGACGTCGAGACGGGCGCCGACTCGCTGGACACCGCGGAGGTCCGCGCCCGCCTCGGGATCACCCAGGCCGCGCTGGGCGACGCCCGGGAGCTGCGCGAGTCGCTGCGGGCCGCGCTGCTCGCCCACGCCGGCCACCCGCCGCACCGCGCGGTCACCCCGCTGGACACCCTGCTGGCCCGGGCCCCGCTGTACGTCACCGTCGACGGCCACGACGGCTCGGCCCGCCTCGCCCCCGCCGACGAGGGCCCGCTGCTCTCCCGGGTCGCCGCCGCCGTCGCCGAGGCGCTCGTCGCGGACACCTGGGCCCGCCTGAAGGCATGCGAGGCCGACACCTGCCACTGGGCGTACTACGACCGCAGCCCCGCCGGGCGCGGGCGCTGGTGCTCGATGCGGGTGTGCGGGGCCCGCGCGAAGATGCGCCGGTACCGCGCGAAGGGATCCTGA
- a CDS encoding UDP-glucose dehydrogenase family protein, with amino-acid sequence MSLKITVIGTGYLGATHAAAMAELGFEVLGLDVVPEKIAMLERGETPMYEPGLEELLRRHVAGIEGATGRLRFTTDWAEVGAFGDVHFVCVNTPQKHGEYACDMSYVDSAIASLAPHLHGPALVVGKSTVPVGSAGRLAAYLAEHAPAGADAELAWNPEFLREGFAVQDTLHPDRIVVGVRSERAEKLLREVYAGPVGDGTPFVVTDFPTAELVKTAANSFLATKISFINAMAEVCEAAGGDVARLAEAIGHDDRIGRKFLRAGIGFGGGCLPKDIRAFMARAGELGADQALTFLREIDSINMRRRGQMVEMAREALGGGSFLGRRVAVLGATFKPDSDDVRDSPALNVAGQIHLQGGQVTVYDPKGMANARKVFPTLGYADSALEAARGADVVLHLTEWQEFRELDPVALGEAAADRVLLDGRNTLDPELWRRAGWTYRAMGRPTA; translated from the coding sequence ATGAGCCTGAAGATCACCGTGATCGGCACCGGCTACCTCGGCGCCACCCACGCCGCGGCCATGGCCGAGCTGGGCTTCGAGGTGCTGGGCCTGGATGTCGTACCCGAGAAGATCGCCATGCTGGAGCGCGGCGAGACCCCGATGTACGAGCCGGGCCTGGAGGAACTGCTGCGCCGGCACGTGGCAGGGATCGAGGGTGCCACCGGGCGGCTGCGGTTCACCACGGACTGGGCGGAGGTCGGTGCCTTCGGCGACGTGCACTTCGTGTGCGTGAACACGCCGCAGAAGCACGGCGAGTACGCCTGTGACATGTCGTACGTCGACTCGGCGATCGCCTCCCTCGCCCCGCACCTGCACGGCCCGGCCCTGGTCGTCGGCAAGTCGACGGTGCCGGTGGGCTCCGCCGGCCGGCTGGCCGCCTACCTGGCCGAACACGCCCCGGCCGGCGCGGACGCCGAACTCGCCTGGAACCCGGAGTTCCTGCGCGAGGGGTTCGCCGTCCAGGACACCCTGCACCCGGACCGGATCGTCGTCGGCGTGCGCAGCGAACGCGCCGAGAAGCTGCTGCGCGAGGTGTACGCCGGCCCGGTCGGCGACGGCACGCCGTTCGTCGTCACCGACTTCCCTACCGCGGAGCTGGTGAAGACCGCCGCGAACTCCTTCCTCGCCACCAAGATCTCCTTCATCAACGCGATGGCGGAGGTGTGCGAGGCCGCGGGCGGTGACGTGGCGAGGCTCGCGGAGGCCATCGGGCACGACGACCGGATCGGCCGGAAGTTCCTGCGCGCCGGGATCGGCTTCGGCGGCGGCTGCCTGCCCAAGGACATCCGGGCGTTCATGGCCCGCGCGGGCGAGCTGGGCGCGGACCAGGCGCTGACCTTCCTGCGCGAGATCGACTCCATCAACATGCGCCGGCGCGGCCAGATGGTGGAGATGGCCCGGGAGGCGCTCGGCGGCGGCTCCTTCCTCGGCAGGCGGGTGGCGGTGCTCGGCGCCACCTTCAAGCCGGACTCGGACGACGTCCGCGACTCGCCCGCGCTGAACGTGGCCGGCCAGATCCACCTCCAGGGCGGCCAGGTCACCGTGTACGACCCGAAGGGCATGGCCAACGCCCGCAAGGTCTTCCCGACGCTGGGCTACGCCGACTCGGCGCTGGAGGCCGCCCGGGGCGCGGACGTGGTGCTGCACCTGACCGAGTGGCAGGAGTTCCGCGAGCTGGACCCGGTGGCGCTCGGCGAGGCCGCGGCGGACCGGGTCCTGCTGGACGGGCGCAACACCCTGGACCCGGAGCTGTGGCGGCGGGCGGGGTGGACGTACCGGGCGATGGGACGCCCCACCGCGTAG
- a CDS encoding acyl-CoA dehydrogenase family protein encodes MAGTADFDLYRPSEEHDMLRDVVRALAEAKIAPYAAAVDEEARFPQEALDALVANDLQAVHVPEEYGGAGADALATVIVIEEVARVCVSSSLIPAVNKLGSLPVILAGSEDLKKKYLGPLAKGDAMFSYCLSEPDAGSDAAGMKTKAVRDGDHWILNGVKRWITNAGVSEYYTVMAVTDPSKRSKGISAFVVEKSDEGVSFGAPEKKLGIKGSPTREVYFDNVRIPADRMIGEEGTGFATAMKTLDHTRITIAAQALGVAQGALDYAKGYVQERKQFGKPIADFQGIQFMLADMSMKISAARALTYQAAAASERVAAGGEEKDLTYLGAAAKCFASDTAMEVTTDAVQLLGGYGYTRDYPVERMMRDAKITQIYEGTNQVQRIVMARNLP; translated from the coding sequence GTGGCCGGAACGGCTGACTTCGACCTGTACCGCCCGTCCGAGGAGCACGACATGCTCCGTGACGTCGTCCGGGCCCTGGCCGAGGCGAAGATCGCGCCGTACGCCGCCGCGGTGGACGAGGAGGCCCGTTTCCCGCAGGAGGCGCTCGACGCCCTGGTGGCCAACGACCTGCAGGCCGTGCACGTCCCGGAGGAGTACGGCGGCGCCGGCGCCGACGCGCTCGCCACGGTCATCGTCATCGAGGAGGTGGCCCGCGTCTGCGTGTCCTCCTCGCTGATCCCGGCCGTGAACAAGCTGGGCTCGCTGCCGGTGATCCTCGCCGGCTCCGAGGACCTGAAGAAGAAGTACCTGGGCCCGCTCGCCAAGGGCGACGCGATGTTCTCGTACTGCCTCTCGGAGCCGGACGCGGGCTCGGACGCGGCCGGCATGAAGACCAAGGCGGTCCGCGACGGCGACCACTGGATCCTCAACGGCGTCAAGCGCTGGATCACCAACGCGGGCGTGTCGGAGTACTACACGGTGATGGCCGTGACCGACCCGTCGAAGCGCTCGAAGGGCATCTCGGCGTTCGTGGTCGAGAAGTCCGACGAGGGCGTCTCCTTCGGCGCCCCCGAGAAGAAGCTCGGCATCAAGGGCTCGCCGACCCGCGAGGTCTACTTCGACAACGTCCGTATCCCCGCCGACCGCATGATCGGCGAGGAGGGCACCGGCTTCGCCACCGCCATGAAGACCCTGGACCACACCCGCATCACCATCGCCGCCCAGGCCCTCGGTGTCGCCCAGGGCGCCCTCGACTACGCCAAGGGCTACGTCCAGGAGCGCAAGCAGTTCGGCAAGCCGATCGCCGACTTCCAGGGCATCCAGTTCATGCTCGCCGACATGTCCATGAAGATCTCGGCGGCCCGCGCCCTCACCTACCAGGCCGCCGCCGCCTCCGAGCGCGTCGCCGCCGGAGGTGAGGAGAAGGACCTCACCTACCTGGGCGCCGCCGCCAAGTGCTTCGCCTCCGACACCGCCATGGAGGTCACCACCGACGCCGTCCAGCTCCTCGGCGGCTACGGCTACACCCGCGACTACCCGGTGGAGCGCATGATGCGCGACGCGAAGATCACGCAGATTTATGAAGGCACGAATCAAGTCCAGCGGATCGTGATGGCGAGGAACCTTCCCTAG
- a CDS encoding four-helix bundle copper-binding protein has protein sequence MTQSGMMPAITQQMQDCIEACMSCHSMCEETMSSCMQQGGQAQMQVMRALMDCSEATRMCADMMMRRSPMAGEMSMLCAKVCDMCAEACTSVPDDQQMMRCAEACRRCAETCRAMAGATM, from the coding sequence ATGACTCAGTCCGGAATGATGCCCGCCATCACCCAGCAGATGCAGGACTGCATCGAGGCCTGCATGAGCTGCCACAGCATGTGCGAGGAGACCATGAGCTCCTGCATGCAGCAGGGCGGTCAGGCGCAGATGCAGGTCATGCGCGCGCTCATGGACTGCTCCGAGGCGACCCGGATGTGCGCCGACATGATGATGCGGCGCTCGCCCATGGCCGGCGAGATGAGCATGCTGTGCGCGAAGGTCTGTGACATGTGCGCCGAGGCGTGTACGTCCGTGCCGGACGACCAGCAGATGATGCGCTGTGCGGAGGCGTGTCGCCGCTGCGCCGAGACCTGCCGCGCGATGGCGGGCGCCACGATGTGA
- a CDS encoding LCP family protein, with amino-acid sequence MNDWPEGWSDDNRGTRHGRGSAGAQPEGARVMRQVRRGPSAPPYGAGVPQQPSYVDGRGHDDGGQDAYDSGYNTGQVYGAPGGRGPDGPGTAAGRAPRPAPNWRRRIKWTAITVATVVVVTSVATYFWADSKLRREVDLSTVIDRPEGGDGTNYLIVGSDSREGMSKQDEKNLHTGGAEGKRTDSMMILHVGGNGDTLISLPRDSDVEIPSYRGSTSGKTYPARGRHEKLNAAYAEDGPTLLVRAVEYNTGLHIDHYVEIGFQGFADIVDAVGGVDITIDKGFKDKWSGADFKAGKQTLDGRQALAFVRTRHAFAASDLQRTKNQQKFLAALAHQVATPSTVLNPFKLYPTMGAGLDSLIVDKDMSLWDLASMFWAMKGVNGGDGTSMNMPVSGSAGGNLLWDKAKVKTLVKELNSDEKVTVTGN; translated from the coding sequence ATGAATGACTGGCCCGAGGGATGGTCCGACGACAACCGCGGCACGCGCCACGGACGCGGCAGTGCCGGCGCGCAGCCTGAGGGCGCGCGCGTGATGCGCCAGGTGCGGCGGGGCCCGTCGGCACCGCCGTACGGGGCCGGCGTGCCGCAGCAGCCCTCGTACGTCGACGGCCGGGGGCACGACGACGGCGGCCAGGACGCGTACGACAGCGGTTACAACACCGGCCAGGTCTACGGCGCCCCCGGCGGCCGTGGTCCGGACGGCCCCGGCACAGCGGCCGGCCGCGCGCCGCGCCCCGCGCCGAACTGGCGGCGCCGGATCAAGTGGACGGCGATCACGGTGGCGACCGTGGTGGTCGTCACATCGGTCGCGACCTACTTCTGGGCCGACTCCAAGCTGCGCCGCGAGGTGGACCTCTCCACGGTCATCGACCGGCCGGAAGGGGGCGACGGCACGAACTACCTGATCGTCGGCTCCGACAGCCGGGAGGGCATGTCCAAGCAGGACGAGAAGAACCTGCACACCGGTGGCGCCGAGGGCAAGCGCACCGACTCGATGATGATCCTGCACGTCGGCGGCAACGGCGACACGCTCATCTCGCTGCCGCGCGACTCCGACGTGGAGATCCCGTCGTACCGGGGCTCGACGTCCGGGAAGACCTACCCCGCCAGAGGCCGGCACGAGAAGCTGAACGCGGCCTACGCCGAGGACGGGCCGACCCTGCTGGTCCGCGCCGTCGAGTACAACACCGGACTGCACATCGACCACTACGTGGAGATCGGCTTCCAGGGCTTCGCCGACATCGTGGACGCGGTCGGCGGGGTCGACATCACCATCGACAAGGGCTTCAAGGACAAGTGGTCGGGCGCCGACTTCAAGGCCGGCAAGCAGACCCTGGACGGCCGGCAGGCCCTCGCCTTCGTCCGCACCCGGCACGCGTTCGCCGCCTCCGACCTCCAGCGCACCAAGAACCAGCAGAAGTTCCTGGCCGCCCTGGCCCACCAGGTGGCCACCCCGTCGACGGTCCTCAACCCCTTCAAGCTCTACCCGACCATGGGCGCGGGCCTGGACTCCCTCATCGTCGACAAGGACATGTCGCTGTGGGACCTGGCCTCCATGTTCTGGGCGATGAAGGGCGTCAACGGCGGTGACGGCACCTCGATGAACATGCCGGTCTCCGGCTCCGCCGGCGGCAACCTGCTGTGGGACAAGGCGAAGGTGAAGACCCTCGTCAAGGAACTGAACAGCGACGAGAAGGTCACCGTCACCGGCAACTGA
- a CDS encoding acyl-CoA thioesterase has protein sequence MTDQATDRETDIPGKPTSASRTTLSHIMTNNDTNLLGTVHGGVIMKLVDDAAGAVAGRHSGGPAVTASMDEMVFLEPVRVGDLVHVKAQVNWTGRTSMEIGVRVLAERWNESDPATQVGSAYLVFAAVDADGKPRRVPPVVPETDRDRRRYQEAQIRRTHRLARRRAIRELRERRAAEGFED, from the coding sequence ATGACAGATCAGGCCACGGACAGGGAAACGGACATCCCGGGCAAGCCCACGTCCGCCTCACGCACCACCCTCAGCCACATCATGACGAACAACGACACCAACCTGCTGGGTACGGTGCACGGCGGGGTGATCATGAAGCTGGTCGACGACGCGGCGGGCGCGGTGGCCGGCCGGCACTCCGGCGGTCCCGCCGTCACCGCGTCGATGGACGAGATGGTGTTCCTGGAGCCGGTCCGCGTCGGCGACCTGGTCCATGTCAAGGCCCAGGTCAACTGGACCGGCCGCACCTCGATGGAAATCGGCGTCCGGGTCCTGGCCGAACGCTGGAACGAGTCCGACCCCGCCACCCAGGTCGGTTCGGCCTACCTGGTCTTCGCGGCCGTGGACGCCGACGGCAAGCCGCGCCGGGTGCCGCCGGTGGTCCCGGAGACCGACCGCGACCGCCGCCGCTACCAGGAGGCCCAGATCCGCCGCACCCACCGCCTGGCCCGCCGCCGGGCGATCCGCGAGCTGCGCGAGAGGCGCGCCGCGGAGGGCTTCGAGGACTAG
- a CDS encoding LCP family protein, with protein MPSPPRSPARPQPRPQPPRRVPRPPERPVRSVRPPRRPRWAMRAVTTLSVVVLASAGIGHAVVSSLDAGIARVDAFKDMKNRPRAGHGMNVLLVGTDGRDKIGERERRAFRLGGEPCHCTDTMMIVHLAEGRERATVVSLPRDSYAEMPAHVDQNSGQRHGPHPVKLNAAYAEGGPQLTIRTVENMTHVKIDHYLEVDFTSFMRTVDVLGGVKVCTPTPLKDTYTGLDLPPGTHTLMGGQALQYVRARHVDGASDLGRMKRQQRFLAALIEKATSSGVLLNPMRFRDVTRAVLGSVRADEGFGTDELLDLGRAMRTFSPSSSEFTTVPLAQMDYQVKGIGSTLKWDQAKAAELFQSLRDDKPLTVDRPHRGPAPVPVEVAPDRVRVQVENGSGTAGLAKRVDAALLANGFATTRQPVTATVRVRHTVISYDPRWDRSARSLAAALPGSELRAAPGSGPLLKVTAGPDLGDVRKVRKVRFEDPGQPEQNVVRGNEVICSGNA; from the coding sequence TTGCCCAGCCCGCCTCGGTCGCCCGCGCGTCCGCAGCCTCGTCCGCAACCGCCCCGCCGTGTGCCGCGCCCGCCCGAGCGGCCGGTGCGTTCCGTCCGGCCCCCCCGGCGGCCACGCTGGGCCATGCGGGCGGTGACCACCCTCTCGGTCGTGGTGCTCGCCTCGGCCGGCATCGGACACGCGGTCGTCAGCAGCCTGGACGCCGGCATCGCCCGGGTCGACGCCTTCAAGGACATGAAGAACCGGCCCCGGGCCGGCCACGGCATGAACGTCCTGCTCGTCGGCACCGACGGCCGCGACAAGATCGGCGAGCGGGAGCGGCGCGCGTTCCGGCTGGGCGGCGAGCCCTGCCACTGCACCGACACGATGATGATCGTGCACCTCGCGGAGGGCCGGGAGCGGGCCACCGTGGTGAGCCTGCCGCGCGACTCCTACGCCGAGATGCCCGCGCACGTCGACCAGAACTCCGGGCAGCGCCACGGCCCGCACCCGGTCAAGCTCAACGCGGCCTACGCCGAGGGCGGCCCCCAGCTCACCATCCGCACCGTCGAGAACATGACCCACGTGAAGATCGACCACTACCTGGAGGTCGACTTCACCAGCTTCATGCGGACCGTGGACGTGCTCGGCGGGGTGAAGGTCTGTACGCCGACACCGCTGAAGGACACGTACACCGGCCTGGACCTCCCGCCCGGCACGCACACCCTCATGGGCGGGCAGGCCCTCCAGTACGTGCGGGCCCGGCATGTCGACGGAGCCAGTGACCTGGGCCGGATGAAGCGGCAGCAGCGGTTCCTGGCCGCGCTGATCGAGAAAGCGACCTCCTCCGGGGTGCTGCTGAACCCGATGCGGTTCCGGGACGTGACCCGGGCGGTGCTCGGCTCGGTCCGCGCCGACGAGGGGTTCGGCACCGACGAACTGCTCGACCTCGGCCGCGCGATGCGCACCTTCTCCCCGTCGTCCTCCGAGTTCACCACCGTTCCCCTCGCGCAGATGGACTACCAGGTCAAGGGCATCGGCTCGACCCTGAAGTGGGACCAGGCGAAGGCGGCCGAGCTGTTCCAGTCGCTGCGCGACGACAAACCGCTCACCGTGGACCGCCCGCACCGCGGCCCGGCACCGGTGCCGGTGGAGGTGGCCCCGGACCGGGTCCGGGTGCAGGTGGAGAACGGCTCCGGCACGGCCGGGCTCGCCAAGCGGGTCGACGCCGCGCTCCTGGCGAACGGTTTCGCCACCACCCGGCAGCCGGTGACAGCCACCGTCCGCGTCCGGCACACGGTGATCTCCTACGACCCCCGCTGGGACCGCTCCGCCCGCTCGCTCGCCGCGGCCCTGCCCGGCAGCGAGCTGCGCGCGGCCCCGGGTTCGGGCCCCCTGCTGAAGGTGACCGCCGGGCCCGACCTCGGCGATGTCCGCAAGGTGCGCAAGGTGCGCTTCGAGGACCCGGGACAGCCGGAGCAGAACGTGGTGCGGGGCAACGAGGTGATCTGCTCCGGGAACGCGTAG